In one window of Photorhabdus laumondii subsp. laumondii DNA:
- a CDS encoding T3SS regulon anti-activator ExsD domain-containing protein: MSQQDHNQTRTSMFLGRKISVTQSGIPRRDQLLGKSSAIQYQNRDIINSQQFILLQRLLPRHLLESLMKSVWFRRRLNCGQALRRDDLQQLIRAAAELECDWNKVLGDRINLADRHLLQHWVLQPLFDWWLRLLEPEIDFWFTEFDQLQIQERQLHAKAHFWQQAESVSSQCREQQHKEVTSLQTALNQRKQLLEKRLLTTETQAREAWPNWFTGLDALQTGGDLTAFMPVPEALSSCWAWLTTLEHDTEAATHLQKWLCARFLCLPQDNFHWQSTT, from the coding sequence AATCAGACTCGAACCAGCATGTTTCTTGGCCGCAAGATCTCTGTCACGCAGTCGGGAATTCCACGCCGGGATCAATTACTCGGAAAATCATCGGCTATTCAGTATCAGAATAGAGACATTATTAATAGCCAACAGTTTATTTTATTACAGCGTTTGCTACCCAGACATCTGCTGGAAAGCTTGATGAAGTCCGTCTGGTTTCGTAGACGGTTAAATTGCGGGCAAGCTTTGCGGCGTGATGACTTACAACAACTCATCAGAGCGGCGGCAGAACTGGAATGTGACTGGAATAAGGTACTGGGTGACCGCATAAACCTAGCTGACAGACATCTTTTACAGCACTGGGTATTACAGCCGCTATTTGACTGGTGGCTCCGTTTGTTGGAGCCAGAGATAGACTTCTGGTTCACTGAATTTGATCAGCTACAAATCCAAGAACGGCAACTGCATGCTAAAGCGCATTTTTGGCAGCAAGCCGAAAGCGTCTCGTCTCAATGCCGGGAACAACAACATAAAGAGGTTACATCTTTGCAAACAGCGCTTAATCAACGCAAGCAACTATTAGAAAAACGGCTGTTGACAACGGAAACTCAGGCGCGCGAAGCATGGCCCAACTGGTTTACTGGGCTAGATGCCCTCCAAACTGGCGGCGACCTAACCGCTTTTATGCCGGTTCCCGAAGCACTGTCATCCTGTTGGGCGTGGTTGACTACTTTAGAGCATGACACCGAGGCGGCTACTCACTTGCAAAAATGGCTCTGTGCCCGTTTCC